In the Rhodospirillaceae bacterium genome, one interval contains:
- the murA gene encoding UDP-N-acetylglucosamine 1-carboxyvinyltransferase: MDAIRIYGGVPLNGEIAISGAKNAALPLMAACLLSDEPLVLSNVPALADIKTMADLLKQHGASIERADDDHTVTLHVSSIISTEAPYDLVRKMRASVLVLGPLVAREGRARVSLPGGCAIGTRPVDLHLKALEALGAKIELTGGYVEARLPAGQKRLKGTGFTFPMVTVGGTENMLMAACLADGTTVIENAAREPEITDLAKCLIAMGARISGLGSGTLTVQGVDRLHAAEHSVVPDRIETGTYALAAAITRGRIKLTNTRADILDSVLETMRQTGVDVVVEGDTITVTASEHLKGVDVMTEPYPGFPTDMQAQWMALMTTADGAAMVTETIFENRFMHVPELGRFGADVNVHGASAIVRGRADLSGAPVMATDLRASVSLVLTGLAAQGETIVNRVYHLDRGYERLEEKLAACGARIERIQGV; this comes from the coding sequence ATGGACGCTATTCGCATATACGGCGGTGTTCCGCTGAACGGGGAAATTGCCATCTCAGGAGCTAAAAACGCGGCGCTGCCTTTGATGGCGGCCTGTCTGCTGAGCGACGAGCCTCTGGTTCTATCGAATGTTCCAGCCTTGGCAGATATCAAGACCATGGCTGACCTGCTTAAGCAGCATGGTGCGTCGATTGAACGTGCGGATGATGATCATACTGTGACGTTGCATGTGTCATCAATTATCAGCACGGAAGCACCCTATGATCTTGTCCGTAAAATGAGAGCGTCGGTTTTGGTGTTAGGTCCGTTGGTGGCGCGTGAAGGGCGTGCGCGGGTGTCTTTGCCCGGGGGGTGCGCGATTGGCACGCGTCCTGTGGACTTGCATTTAAAAGCGTTAGAAGCGCTGGGTGCGAAAATTGAACTGACCGGCGGATATGTAGAAGCGCGCCTTCCGGCAGGTCAAAAACGACTGAAGGGGACAGGGTTTACGTTTCCTATGGTCACCGTTGGTGGCACAGAGAACATGCTTATGGCAGCGTGTTTGGCAGACGGTACGACCGTGATCGAAAACGCAGCCCGTGAGCCAGAAATCACAGACTTGGCAAAATGTCTGATCGCCATGGGCGCACGTATATCTGGCTTGGGGTCTGGCACTTTGACGGTTCAAGGTGTGGATCGCTTGCATGCGGCTGAGCACTCTGTTGTTCCAGACCGGATTGAGACCGGCACATATGCGCTTGCAGCCGCGATTACGCGGGGCCGTATCAAACTGACGAACACGCGGGCAGATATTTTAGATTCTGTACTGGAGACTATGCGCCAGACCGGTGTGGATGTTGTGGTCGAGGGGGATACAATTACAGTCACGGCGTCTGAGCATCTCAAAGGTGTGGATGTCATGACTGAGCCGTATCCAGGATTTCCCACAGATATGCAAGCGCAATGGATGGCGCTTATGACGACGGCCGACGGCGCTGCGATGGTGACAGAAACAATCTTTGAGAATCGTTTCATGCACGTGCCCGAATTGGGCCGGTTCGGTGCGGATGTAAATGTTCATGGCGCGTCAGCAATTGTGCGCGGTCGTGCTGATTTATCTGGTGCGCCCGTCATGGCGACGGACTTGCGCGCCTCTGTATCTCTGGTGCTGACAGGCTTGGCAGCTCAAGGAGAGACGATTGTGAATCGGGTCTATCATCTGGATCGTGGGTATGAGCGGCTTGAAGAAAAGCTCGCGGCCTGTGGTGCCCGGATTGAACGTATTCAAGGCGTCTAA
- the infA gene encoding translation initiation factor IF-1, with product MAKEEMMEFSGTVSEILPNAMFRVKLDNDHEILAHTSGKMRKNRIRVLAGDKVNVEMTPYDLTKGRITFRFK from the coding sequence ATGGCTAAAGAAGAAATGATGGAGTTTTCCGGAACGGTTTCGGAGATTCTTCCGAATGCAATGTTCCGCGTTAAATTGGACAATGACCACGAAATACTTGCGCACACGTCCGGTAAGATGCGTAAGAACCGTATTCGCGTCCTGGCGGGAGATAAGGTCAACGTTGAGATGACCCCATACGACTTGACCAAAGGACGTATTACTTTCCGCTTCAAGTGA
- the hisG gene encoding ATP phosphoribosyltransferase, producing MAKDPLIIALPKGRIMHEARPLLDAVGIKPEAAFDDDESRQLQFATSLEHVSIIRVRSFDVATFVAFGAAQLGIAGNDVLMEFDYPEIYAPIDLGIGGCRLCIAQSAELGDTFDVSRLSHARIATKYPETTSRYFAARGIQAECVKLNGAMELAPKLGLTPRIVDLVSTGRTLKENGLVEVATIANVSSRLVVNRTALKVRSDEINDWIEKFRSAVDAKAA from the coding sequence ATGGCGAAAGACCCGCTTATCATCGCCCTGCCGAAAGGCCGGATCATGCATGAGGCCAGACCCTTGTTAGATGCTGTCGGCATAAAGCCGGAAGCCGCATTCGATGACGATGAGTCGCGCCAATTGCAATTTGCCACAAGCCTGGAGCACGTTTCGATCATCAGGGTACGCTCTTTTGATGTTGCGACATTTGTCGCATTCGGTGCTGCGCAGTTGGGTATTGCCGGAAACGACGTGTTGATGGAGTTCGATTATCCAGAGATTTATGCCCCGATTGATCTTGGTATTGGGGGGTGTCGACTGTGCATTGCTCAGTCAGCAGAATTGGGTGACACCTTTGACGTTTCTCGTCTATCCCACGCCAGAATAGCGACCAAATATCCTGAAACGACAAGCCGTTATTTTGCGGCGCGAGGTATTCAGGCAGAATGCGTTAAGCTTAATGGCGCCATGGAACTTGCACCCAAGCTGGGTTTAACCCCGCGTATTGTCGATTTGGTCTCCACAGGTCGAACCCTGAAAGAGAACGGGCTGGTTGAGGTGGCAACCATTGCCAATGTCTCGTCACGACTGGTGGTTAATCGAACAGCGTTAAAAGTACGATCTGACGAAATCAATGATTGGATCGAAAAATTTCGGAGTGCGGTTGATGCCAAAGCGGCTTAA
- a CDS encoding UPF0262 family protein produces MSGSNGDQEGESPGSAAASQNSILKMTLDENSFLRRRPEVEHERAVALFDLLECNQFELIGEDASPGPYHINLALAEDRLVFAVATPEEKQIKDISLPVRSFRSLIKDYFLICESYFDAIKTMSPTQIEAIDMGRRALHNEGATMLQDRLGEQVRLDYATSRRLFTLLCVLHMRG; encoded by the coding sequence ATGTCCGGGTCCAACGGCGACCAGGAAGGGGAAAGCCCTGGCTCTGCTGCCGCATCGCAGAACTCAATTCTTAAAATGACGCTGGACGAGAATTCGTTTTTACGAAGGCGCCCTGAGGTTGAACATGAACGCGCCGTTGCATTGTTTGATCTGCTTGAGTGCAATCAATTTGAACTGATTGGCGAAGACGCGTCACCTGGGCCCTATCATATCAATTTAGCGCTTGCAGAAGACCGTTTAGTATTCGCAGTTGCGACACCTGAAGAAAAGCAAATAAAAGATATTTCTCTGCCCGTCAGGTCTTTTCGTTCTCTGATCAAAGACTACTTTTTGATCTGCGAATCTTACTTTGACGCGATTAAAACAATGTCGCCTACTCAGATTGAGGCCATCGATATGGGTCGGCGTGCTTTACACAACGAAGGGGCGACAATGCTCCAGGACCGCTTGGGCGAGCAAGTGCGTCTTGACTATGCAACGTCCCGGCGTTTGTTCACGCTTCTCTGTGTTCTTCATATGAGAGGGTAA
- the hisD gene encoding histidinol dehydrogenase, giving the protein MPKRLNASDQGFEQAFQALLSTSRDEQADVDGVVADILADVKTRGDAAVLDYTARFDRLDLAADQLRFTADEISDAVSACERSLVTTMKEAAHRIRAYHERQLPKDLRYEASEGVSLGYRWTPVQAAGLYVPGGTAPLFSSVLMNAVPARVAGVERLVVTLPTPDGVVTPTMLAACSIAGVTEVYRIGGAQAIAALAYGTNTIQPVDVIVGPGNAYVASAKKQVFGHVGIDMVAGPSEVTVVADGQNDPAWIAADLLAQAEHDASSQSILITDDEDFATAVANEVEVQLKVLGRQAIARESWNRHGAIIVVDDLHDAPSLVDRIAPEHLELAVEDPESFSQAIRHAGAIFLGRHTPEAVGDYIAGPSHVLPTSGTARFSSGLSVMDFLKRTSLIGCTPNGLREIGKGALDMAEAENLSAHARSVSIRLNLG; this is encoded by the coding sequence ATGCCAAAGCGGCTTAACGCTTCTGATCAAGGATTTGAGCAAGCTTTTCAGGCTTTGCTCTCGACCAGCCGCGACGAGCAGGCGGACGTTGATGGTGTGGTCGCCGATATTTTAGCGGACGTAAAAACCCGCGGTGATGCCGCTGTACTTGACTATACGGCTCGATTTGATCGCCTCGATCTTGCCGCCGATCAATTGCGGTTTACAGCAGATGAGATATCTGACGCTGTATCTGCTTGTGAGCGCTCTCTTGTTACCACCATGAAAGAGGCGGCGCACCGTATCCGCGCATATCACGAACGCCAACTTCCTAAGGACTTGCGCTACGAGGCTAGTGAGGGCGTTTCTCTTGGATACCGCTGGACACCGGTGCAGGCTGCCGGCCTATATGTTCCTGGCGGCACGGCGCCGCTATTTTCATCGGTGCTCATGAATGCTGTTCCAGCGCGTGTCGCTGGTGTCGAGAGGCTGGTGGTCACACTGCCGACACCTGATGGTGTTGTTACGCCTACGATGCTGGCCGCGTGCAGTATTGCAGGAGTGACAGAGGTCTATCGTATAGGTGGAGCCCAGGCCATCGCGGCACTGGCGTACGGCACGAATACGATTCAACCCGTAGACGTTATTGTTGGTCCTGGAAACGCATATGTGGCTTCTGCCAAGAAGCAAGTGTTTGGTCATGTTGGGATAGACATGGTTGCGGGTCCCTCTGAGGTCACGGTTGTCGCAGATGGTCAAAACGACCCAGCGTGGATTGCGGCAGATCTCTTGGCGCAGGCTGAACATGACGCCTCCTCACAATCTATTTTGATAACAGATGATGAGGACTTTGCCACAGCGGTCGCGAATGAAGTTGAAGTGCAGTTGAAAGTGCTAGGGCGTCAAGCTATCGCCCGTGAGAGTTGGAACCGCCATGGCGCGATTATTGTGGTGGATGACTTGCATGATGCTCCGTCGTTAGTGGATCGCATTGCGCCTGAGCACCTGGAGCTCGCCGTCGAGGATCCTGAAAGTTTTTCCCAGGCCATTCGCCATGCGGGTGCTATTTTCTTAGGACGTCACACACCTGAGGCTGTGGGTGATTATATTGCTGGACCCAGTCATGTTTTGCCAACGTCGGGCACGGCACGGTTTTCATCCGGGCTCAGCGTCATGGATTTCTTGAAAAGAACCTCTCTGATTGGTTGCACACCTAATGGTTTGCGAGAAATTGGAAAGGGTGCGCTGGATATGGCGGAAGCTGAGAACTTATCTGCGCATGCGCGTTCGGTCTCTATTCGGCTGAATCTGGGGTAG
- a CDS encoding NAD(P)H-dependent oxidoreductase: MLNALQRKWCDEKPADYSDLKALFLNCTLKKSPQLSHTEGLFGISKAIFESNNIAIEIIRPVDHDIATGIYPDMTEHGWDKDGWPSLYEKVKMADILIIGSAIWLGEKTSVCTQVIERLYASSGDLNAQGQYAYYGKVGGCLITGNEDGAKHCSMNILYSLQHLGYAIPPQADAGWLGEAGPGPSYMDDSSGGPENDFTNRNTTFMTWNLIHFARLLKDAGGVPAHGNQRSLWDAGCRFDSDNPEHR; the protein is encoded by the coding sequence ATGCTGAATGCCCTGCAACGAAAATGGTGCGACGAGAAACCCGCAGACTACTCGGACCTCAAGGCGCTTTTTCTCAACTGCACCCTTAAGAAGTCTCCACAGTTGTCTCACACGGAGGGGCTTTTTGGGATCTCCAAGGCGATTTTTGAGTCGAATAACATCGCGATTGAAATCATCCGTCCTGTGGATCATGACATTGCAACCGGCATTTATCCAGACATGACAGAACATGGCTGGGATAAGGACGGCTGGCCAAGTTTGTATGAGAAAGTCAAAATGGCGGACATCCTCATTATTGGCTCCGCAATCTGGCTTGGTGAAAAAACGTCTGTCTGCACTCAGGTCATAGAGCGGCTCTACGCATCATCGGGTGACCTCAACGCACAGGGCCAGTATGCGTACTACGGTAAAGTTGGAGGCTGCTTGATTACCGGCAATGAGGATGGGGCCAAGCATTGTTCTATGAATATCCTCTACTCACTACAGCACCTAGGATACGCTATTCCACCTCAGGCAGACGCTGGGTGGCTGGGTGAGGCTGGGCCCGGCCCTTCTTATATGGATGACAGTTCTGGCGGGCCAGAGAATGACTTTACCAACCGCAATACGACGTTCATGACTTGGAATCTGATCCATTTTGCCCGCCTATTAAAGGATGCTGGTGGTGTCCCTGCTCACGGGAATCAAAGATCTTTATGGGATGCAGGTTGTCGCTTTGATTCCGATAATCCAGAGCATCGTTAG
- a CDS encoding helix-turn-helix domain-containing protein, whose protein sequence is MSEIEKIKVTIFPDGRLDSCNAALYLGLSPKTLAMMRSAGNGPKFVKRGRIFYFLEDLQAWMEDQPRVRSTGEARALSEMKRPANDR, encoded by the coding sequence ATGAGTGAAATTGAGAAAATTAAGGTGACTATCTTTCCGGATGGCCGCCTAGATTCCTGTAATGCGGCCCTTTACCTGGGGCTGAGCCCAAAAACCCTAGCCATGATGCGCTCCGCTGGAAATGGTCCAAAATTCGTCAAACGAGGACGTATTTTCTATTTCCTGGAAGACCTGCAGGCCTGGATGGAAGATCAGCCTCGGGTCCGCAGCACTGGCGAGGCCCGTGCCCTCAGCGAAATGAAACGGCCCGCAAACGATCGATAG
- a CDS encoding ribonuclease E/G has protein sequence MIDTVLVDRGPGETRVAALAGDQIVEIYYHRHNQPNAGALYRGRVGKPLAGSGSVFVDIGLSRPALMRCGGTPPPEGQSIDVRVVQPPRYDKGAKVSIADADTVGQIISRLQKEPNSPVCLLPSEHPVSTCLNFYAKSLKRVLVSPNDSGGEIASLLKNAEGIIFQSCSEDLFADYGVTDAIEAALDSIADIKGGGRLHIEPTAALIAVDVDAGPMTPMAANTAAIDQLAHELRFRALAGPVIVDLIPAKGRSKLVQRMKEAVASDPVPTRISGLTPEGRLELNRRRTRPSLSETLLSPKGIQSHSVEAVAYKALRHCVRTGLTSGAARVQLSAHSTIIELLRGDLRPALDEAEFNLKSAVVLQVKTSVPMTYIDVVAA, from the coding sequence ATGATTGATACAGTGCTGGTTGATCGTGGCCCTGGTGAGACTCGTGTTGCTGCTTTAGCGGGTGATCAAATCGTGGAGATTTATTACCACCGGCATAACCAACCCAATGCGGGTGCCTTGTACCGGGGGCGAGTCGGAAAGCCGCTTGCTGGCTCTGGTTCCGTTTTCGTTGATATAGGATTGTCTCGTCCGGCTTTAATGCGATGCGGCGGCACTCCGCCACCAGAAGGACAGAGTATTGATGTTCGCGTGGTCCAACCTCCCCGATATGACAAAGGAGCGAAGGTTTCTATTGCTGACGCAGATACCGTCGGTCAAATAATCTCTAGGCTGCAAAAAGAGCCCAACTCTCCAGTATGCTTATTGCCCTCAGAACACCCTGTCTCAACATGTCTGAATTTTTATGCAAAAAGCCTCAAGCGTGTATTGGTTTCCCCGAATGACTCTGGCGGAGAAATAGCCTCTCTTCTTAAAAACGCAGAAGGCATTATTTTTCAGTCTTGCTCTGAAGATCTTTTCGCAGACTATGGCGTGACGGATGCAATTGAAGCTGCCCTTGACTCTATCGCAGATATTAAAGGAGGAGGGCGGCTTCATATCGAGCCAACGGCGGCATTAATTGCAGTCGATGTTGACGCCGGGCCAATGACTCCTATGGCGGCGAATACGGCGGCGATTGATCAACTGGCGCACGAGTTGCGATTTAGAGCTCTCGCGGGCCCTGTCATAGTTGATCTCATTCCTGCCAAAGGGCGCTCAAAACTTGTTCAAAGAATGAAAGAAGCTGTTGCCTCTGACCCTGTCCCAACACGAATCTCAGGGCTTACCCCTGAAGGTCGTTTAGAACTCAACCGTCGGCGGACGCGCCCCTCGCTCTCAGAGACGCTCTTATCCCCTAAAGGTATTCAAAGTCATTCGGTTGAGGCCGTTGCCTATAAAGCGTTGCGACACTGTGTGCGAACAGGGTTAACGTCGGGTGCGGCGCGTGTTCAGTTGTCGGCGCATAGCACTATTATAGAGTTATTGCGAGGCGACCTGAGGCCGGCCCTGGACGAGGCCGAATTTAATCTAAAGAGCGCGGTGGTGTTGCAAGTGAAGACCTCTGTCCCTATGACGTATATTGATGTTGTGGCAGCTTGA
- the dcd gene encoding dCTP deaminase: MSVLPDSWIREMATERRMIEPFTDQLNREDVISYGLSSYGYDARVSDEFKIFTNVDNALVDPKDFSTQSFVDRKTDVCVIPPNSFALARTVEMFRIPRDVLVICLGKSTYARCGIIVNVTPLEPEWEGHVTLEFSNTTPLPARIYANEGACQFIFLKAEKECDVSYADRKGKYQGQQGVTLPKL, encoded by the coding sequence ATGTCCGTACTGCCTGACAGCTGGATCCGTGAAATGGCCACCGAGCGGCGCATGATTGAGCCGTTTACAGATCAGTTGAATCGTGAGGACGTTATTTCTTACGGACTGTCTTCTTATGGCTATGACGCCCGGGTGTCTGACGAATTTAAAATTTTCACCAATGTTGATAATGCTCTCGTAGATCCCAAAGATTTCTCGACACAGAGTTTTGTGGATCGCAAAACAGATGTGTGTGTCATTCCTCCAAACAGTTTTGCATTGGCGCGGACTGTCGAGATGTTTCGCATTCCACGTGACGTGCTGGTGATTTGTTTGGGTAAGTCCACCTACGCCCGCTGCGGGATTATCGTTAACGTGACTCCTTTGGAACCCGAGTGGGAGGGGCATGTCACGCTGGAGTTTTCCAACACGACCCCATTACCAGCCCGCATTTATGCCAATGAAGGGGCATGCCAGTTCATCTTTTTGAAAGCTGAAAAAGAATGCGATGTGTCCTACGCAGATCGCAAAGGCAAGTATCAGGGTCAGCAGGGCGTGACCCTGCCAAAACTATAA
- a CDS encoding (2Fe-2S)-binding protein translates to MVDTPQPAANAAENQPLHFEDARDPVSRRAFIKSVIATGAVASAGGFMMVGLSGCSDDTTPAAGSVERLVTLNVNGKSRPVDVLPNETLAMTLRYKLGLTGTKLACDRGECGACTVLIDDVTHNSCSTLTHSVRGREVTTIEGLEAEDGTLHPVQQAMIDELGPQCGFCTPGQIMSGVALLKTNSNPTREDARQALAGNLCRCGAYDHYLNSVMRAAKVS, encoded by the coding sequence ATGGTGGACACTCCACAGCCAGCTGCAAACGCCGCAGAAAATCAGCCCCTTCACTTCGAAGATGCCCGCGATCCAGTCTCACGCCGCGCTTTTATCAAAAGCGTTATCGCAACGGGCGCTGTTGCCTCAGCTGGCGGCTTCATGATGGTTGGGCTGAGCGGCTGTTCTGATGATACTACGCCAGCTGCTGGATCTGTCGAGCGTTTGGTAACGTTGAATGTAAACGGCAAAAGTCGCCCAGTCGATGTGCTGCCGAATGAAACCCTTGCCATGACCTTGCGCTACAAGCTCGGACTCACCGGCACCAAGCTAGCCTGTGACCGTGGTGAGTGTGGGGCCTGCACCGTGCTGATTGACGATGTCACACACAACTCATGCTCCACGCTGACCCACAGTGTCCGTGGACGCGAAGTTACAACAATTGAAGGACTTGAGGCAGAAGACGGAACGCTTCATCCGGTTCAGCAAGCCATGATTGATGAATTAGGTCCGCAGTGCGGCTTCTGCACCCCCGGCCAGATCATGTCTGGGGTTGCTCTGCTGAAAACAAATTCCAATCCGACACGGGAAGATGCGCGGCAGGCGTTGGCAGGCAATCTCTGCCGGTGCGGAGCGTACGACCATTATCTTAACTCAGTGATGC
- a CDS encoding arsenate reductase ArsC — protein MDYLPSSVLFCCTYNAVRSPMAEGIMKRFHGDLVFVDSVGVHVGELDPFVVEVMHEIGVDMSKHQPKTFDQLADDSFDYVISLSPHAQHKAVDLTRFMACEVLFWNTYDPTLADGARESRLTAYRAVRDRLQQRILDIFPKLESGAF, from the coding sequence ATGGATTATCTACCCTCATCTGTTCTGTTTTGCTGCACTTACAATGCCGTTAGATCCCCAATGGCAGAAGGCATAATGAAACGCTTTCATGGTGATCTGGTTTTTGTCGACTCCGTTGGCGTTCATGTAGGCGAGTTGGATCCTTTTGTGGTAGAGGTGATGCACGAAATCGGCGTGGATATGAGTAAACACCAGCCGAAGACGTTCGATCAACTCGCTGATGATTCGTTTGACTACGTGATCTCCCTTTCCCCTCACGCGCAGCATAAGGCTGTCGATCTGACACGCTTCATGGCCTGTGAGGTGCTATTCTGGAACACATATGACCCGACTCTTGCGGATGGAGCCCGCGAAAGCCGACTTACAGCATATCGAGCGGTGCGAGACCGCCTACAGCAACGGATTTTGGATATTTTCCCAAAGCTTGAGAGCGGGGCATTTTAG
- a CDS encoding cytochrome b/b6 domain-containing protein yields MSSDRIIRHRLPDRLFHWAMAASMLTLMATGLCPILGIEFDWVFIHWVAGVVLTITIVWHIYRAIQRHNLLSIWIGPVELLKAVAAARNGQFTKPGKYSIAQRLMHSTVTVFCLTALATGLLMLVRIDTPFWERDPYLLSQATWGWVYVLHGFSALVFVTVIMLHIYFGLRPEKLFYTRSMILGWITRSELEQNHDPALWTDAGDKP; encoded by the coding sequence ATGTCGTCTGACCGCATCATCCGCCACCGTCTGCCAGATCGTCTTTTTCACTGGGCCATGGCGGCCAGCATGTTGACCCTTATGGCAACCGGGTTATGCCCCATTCTCGGTATTGAGTTTGACTGGGTGTTCATCCATTGGGTTGCAGGGGTTGTTCTCACGATTACGATTGTCTGGCACATTTACCGCGCCATTCAGAGGCATAATCTATTGTCAATCTGGATCGGTCCCGTTGAACTGCTCAAGGCGGTTGCGGCCGCACGAAACGGTCAGTTTACCAAACCAGGAAAATACTCCATCGCGCAACGCCTGATGCACAGCACCGTCACTGTGTTTTGTTTAACAGCGCTCGCTACTGGGTTGTTGATGCTGGTTCGCATCGACACGCCGTTTTGGGAGCGAGACCCGTATCTGTTGTCTCAGGCCACCTGGGGGTGGGTCTACGTTCTTCATGGTTTTTCTGCGTTGGTTTTTGTCACAGTGATTATGCTGCACATTTATTTTGGTCTCCGGCCAGAGAAGCTGTTTTACACACGGTCTATGATTCTGGGCTGGATTACCCGCAGTGAACTTGAACAAAATCACGATCCCGCATTGTGGACAGACGCCGGAGACAAGCCATAA
- a CDS encoding site-specific integrase, whose protein sequence is MAKTFTKLTRPATRKLPKGERIQEHGIVFERLATGDGLFLVNVMVDGQRIHRSIGKESDGVTRTTAEDFISKARQDAREGRLKLPKNRKVPLSIKKAVELYLTRLEEEGGKDIKAKRYRLTHHVAPFFGDRPLTQISTFDIERYKKKRLSEVVQSPRNLKVGEEPTTTTPATINRELAAFSHLFNKAIEWEWIDRRPAKITKLKEGSGRITYLTSLQSAQLLDAAKADQNIQIYPFILIGLRTAMRKSEILSITRENVDLNTNTIYLPKAKAGARTQPITQDLAEYLENYMDTLPKGTPWLFPSVAAKSGHTTDVRKAFVRSVIRAGLDPVQVVRHTLRHTAITHLVQAGVDLPTVKRISGHKTMAMVERYSHQSGEHIAAAMEKLDARFKEGKGLA, encoded by the coding sequence ATGGCCAAAACATTCACCAAACTCACCCGGCCCGCCACCCGTAAATTACCTAAAGGCGAACGGATACAAGAGCACGGTATTGTCTTCGAGCGCCTCGCAACTGGGGATGGCCTATTCCTCGTCAACGTCATGGTAGATGGGCAGCGTATACATCGCAGCATCGGCAAAGAGTCTGACGGTGTCACAAGAACAACTGCTGAGGATTTCATCTCCAAGGCACGTCAAGATGCGCGCGAAGGCCGCCTCAAACTTCCCAAGAACCGGAAAGTACCGCTCTCCATCAAGAAAGCGGTTGAACTGTATTTAACCCGCCTTGAAGAAGAAGGTGGCAAAGATATAAAAGCTAAGCGCTATCGCCTCACCCACCATGTCGCCCCCTTCTTTGGTGATCGGCCCCTTACTCAAATTTCAACCTTTGATATAGAGCGCTACAAGAAAAAACGGTTGTCGGAAGTTGTGCAGTCACCACGTAACTTAAAGGTGGGGGAAGAACCGACGACCACAACACCCGCCACCATTAATAGGGAATTGGCCGCCTTCTCCCATCTCTTCAATAAAGCAATAGAATGGGAATGGATTGATCGTCGGCCAGCAAAAATCACGAAATTGAAAGAAGGGTCTGGTCGCATCACTTACTTAACATCTTTACAAAGCGCACAGCTTTTGGATGCGGCTAAAGCTGATCAAAATATTCAGATATATCCGTTCATCTTAATTGGCCTCCGCACGGCCATGCGCAAGTCGGAAATTCTTTCCATCACGCGGGAAAACGTCGATCTCAACACCAATACGATCTACTTACCAAAAGCGAAAGCGGGTGCCCGCACTCAACCCATCACCCAAGACCTAGCTGAATATTTAGAAAATTATATGGACACTCTGCCAAAAGGGACGCCCTGGCTCTTCCCTTCGGTCGCCGCCAAATCAGGGCATACCACGGATGTCCGTAAAGCGTTCGTGCGAAGTGTAATTCGCGCTGGTCTCGATCCCGTACAGGTTGTCCGGCACACTCTGCGCCATACAGCCATCACCCATCTGGTTCAAGCTGGTGTGGACCTACCGACCGTCAAACGCATCAGCGGCCATAAAACCATGGCCATGGTGGAACGATATTCTCACCAATCCGGTGAGCATATTGCAGCAGCCATGGAAAAATTGGATGCCCGCTTTAAAGAAGGCAAGGGACTAGCCTGA
- the yacG gene encoding DNA gyrase inhibitor YacG: MTNTSKYKASSDRPDGVRVTAAKCVRCKAPVTPRLRPFCSQRCSDIDLAGWLTGQYRIPTEEQVESGDLNVELDED, translated from the coding sequence ATGACCAATACTTCAAAATACAAAGCATCTAGTGATCGGCCTGATGGGGTGAGAGTGACTGCAGCGAAATGTGTTCGGTGCAAAGCTCCGGTGACACCGCGGCTCCGCCCCTTTTGCTCTCAGAGGTGCTCAGACATTGATTTGGCGGGGTGGTTGACCGGCCAATATCGCATCCCGACGGAAGAACAGGTGGAGAGCGGCGATCTAAACGTAGAGTTAGATGAAGATTAA
- a CDS encoding Maf family protein, which translates to MAFILASESPRRLDLLQQIGRSPNLLLPADVDETPHPNEIPRDLVVRLAAAKAMAVAEDHPCDVVLGADTVVACGRRILPKPMSETEAKQFLTLLSGRRHRVYGGISVVGNGVSLTKCIMTQVSFKRLSDVDVNTYLASEEWRGKAGAYAIQGRAGAFVKQINGSYSNIVGLCLHATETMLGHLLGPVPKPEV; encoded by the coding sequence ATGGCGTTTATCCTCGCATCGGAATCACCTCGTCGTCTGGACCTTCTTCAACAGATAGGTCGGTCACCAAACCTCTTGCTTCCGGCAGATGTTGACGAGACACCTCATCCGAATGAAATCCCTCGTGACTTAGTTGTGCGCTTGGCCGCAGCCAAAGCGATGGCTGTTGCCGAAGATCATCCATGCGATGTTGTGCTTGGTGCTGATACTGTCGTTGCTTGTGGTCGTCGTATTTTACCAAAGCCGATGAGTGAGACCGAAGCCAAGCAGTTTTTAACGCTACTGTCTGGCCGCCGCCATCGTGTCTACGGTGGTATTTCCGTTGTTGGCAACGGTGTATCGCTCACGAAGTGTATTATGACCCAAGTCAGTTTTAAGCGGCTCTCAGACGTGGACGTCAACACATACTTGGCCTCCGAGGAATGGCGAGGCAAAGCTGGTGCTTATGCCATTCAGGGGCGAGCAGGTGCATTTGTTAAGCAGATTAATGGATCATATTCCAACATTGTTGGGCTTTGCTTACATGCGACGGAGACAATGCTGGGGCACCTTCTAGGGCCTGTTCCTAAACCCGAGGTCTGA